A portion of the Mesobacillus sp. AQ2 genome contains these proteins:
- a CDS encoding sigma-70 family RNA polymerase sigma factor: MESFEQLAKQYEPMIHKIIRALNIYKNKEDYFHIGLVGLWEASEAFNPEKGDFTNYAYTFVKGHILNEMNRNNRLEERSVHPKEEYWETVEETNTHHPLEVEFLLSYCQMLTEKETKWVIYTCVDFLSVREIADKENVSLSAVKQWRSSAKKKLKEQWMEVAD, translated from the coding sequence ATGGAAAGCTTTGAACAGCTGGCGAAACAATATGAACCGATGATCCATAAAATCATCCGCGCACTGAATATCTATAAAAATAAAGAAGATTACTTTCATATCGGGCTTGTCGGTCTATGGGAGGCTTCTGAGGCCTTTAATCCAGAAAAAGGCGACTTCACCAACTATGCATATACGTTCGTGAAAGGACACATCCTGAATGAAATGAACCGAAACAATCGGCTGGAAGAACGAAGTGTTCATCCAAAAGAGGAATACTGGGAAACCGTCGAAGAAACGAACACTCACCATCCACTTGAAGTCGAGTTTTTACTAAGCTACTGCCAGATGCTTACTGAAAAAGAAACAAAGTGGGTCATCTACACTTGCGTCGATTTCCTATCAGTCAGGGAAATAGCCGATAAAGAGAATGTCTCCCTGTCAGCGGTCAAGCAGTGGCGGAGCAGTGCGAAAAAGAAGCTTAAGGAGCAATGGATGGAAGTAGCAGATTAA
- a CDS encoding MIP/aquaporin family protein, producing MSPFMGEVVGTMILIVFGAGIGAGSSLKNSYAKDAGWIVITIAWGLAVTMGVFAVGSISGAHLNPAVTLALAIDGSFPWADVPGYMLAQMIGAIIGATLVFLHYLPHWKATDDPGVKLGVFSTGPAIPNTFSNLFSEIFGTFILVLGLLFIGANKFTEGLNPIAVGLLIVVIGMSLGGTTGYAINPARDLGPRIAHFVLPIPGKGGSNWGYSWIPVVGPLLGGSLGAVVYKVLFKGAITGTFWSVVGIVAVVLALAYTVGKKQEGQLDTSKVGA from the coding sequence ATGTCACCATTTATGGGAGAGGTAGTTGGCACGATGATTTTGATTGTCTTCGGTGCGGGGATTGGTGCTGGCTCATCGTTGAAAAATTCTTATGCGAAGGACGCCGGCTGGATTGTCATTACGATAGCGTGGGGACTTGCGGTTACAATGGGAGTTTTTGCGGTAGGATCGATAAGCGGGGCACATCTTAACCCTGCGGTTACTCTGGCGCTTGCGATTGATGGCTCATTTCCATGGGCAGATGTACCAGGCTATATGCTGGCCCAGATGATTGGGGCGATCATCGGGGCGACACTAGTGTTCCTGCATTATCTTCCACATTGGAAGGCAACCGATGACCCTGGTGTAAAATTGGGCGTTTTTTCTACAGGCCCGGCAATTCCAAACACTTTTTCAAATCTATTCAGTGAGATTTTCGGCACTTTTATTCTTGTTTTAGGATTATTATTTATCGGAGCAAACAAGTTTACTGAAGGGTTGAACCCTATTGCAGTTGGATTATTGATTGTTGTAATTGGAATGTCTCTTGGCGGTACAACAGGATATGCGATTAACCCGGCACGTGATCTCGGCCCGCGTATTGCCCACTTTGTGCTGCCGATTCCAGGCAAGGGAGGATCGAACTGGGGCTATTCTTGGATTCCGGTTGTTGGCCCGCTACTGGGAGGTTCACTTGGAGCAGTCGTTTATAAAGTGCTTTTCAAGGGAGCAATCACAGGGACTTTTTGGAGTGTAGTTGGTATAGTAGCAGTAGTACTGGCATTAGCTTATACAGTAGGGAAAAAACAAGAAGGGCAATTGGATACATCTAAAGTTGGCGCATAA
- a CDS encoding competence protein ComK, with protein sequence MNLISDYTINQETVLLTGEYNEYGKLCARVIEGEVPYLIDKKPLEIINKTMLGLGSDFNAGRKSSREILGEIYMCPIKINCNLGIWLFPTKSYNDDFCVWFSLAHVKGTKAIGIRKTEVYLSYNHTFVINMKESHFNQRRKKAIELREEMMKNSQGMLTFYVEKPKKGLTIREGEGRNRYRIK encoded by the coding sequence ATGAATCTAATAAGTGACTATACAATTAATCAGGAAACAGTATTGCTGACTGGGGAATACAACGAATACGGAAAGCTTTGCGCGAGAGTAATTGAAGGAGAAGTCCCTTATCTGATCGATAAGAAACCACTTGAAATCATAAATAAAACAATGCTCGGTTTAGGGTCAGACTTCAATGCCGGCCGGAAGAGCTCCAGGGAAATACTCGGAGAAATCTATATGTGTCCGATCAAGATTAACTGCAATCTTGGTATCTGGCTGTTCCCGACTAAGTCATACAATGATGACTTTTGTGTCTGGTTTTCCCTGGCACATGTAAAAGGAACAAAAGCAATCGGCATCCGAAAAACAGAAGTATACCTAAGCTATAATCACACCTTTGTCATCAACATGAAAGAATCCCATTTCAACCAAAGAAGAAAGAAAGCGATAGAATTGCGCGAAGAGATGATGAAAAACTCCCAGGGAATGCTCACCTTCTACGTCGAAAAGCCCAAAAAAGGCTTGACGATTCGGGAAGGTGAAGGGAGAAACAGGTACAGGATAAAGTGA
- a CDS encoding glycerol-3-phosphate responsive antiterminator, with the protein MIKGRTPGAWGSSLFNFIIAFQRVLLLDSHTLEKTKPDHIEVLPGVVLELIAEVNERMNIQLFEGGFIRSIELEAGAKTVTNVKKIMLEAF; encoded by the coding sequence TTGATTAAGGGGAGAACTCCAGGGGCCTGGGGTTCTTCTTTATTTAACTTTATCATTGCGTTCCAGCGTGTGTTACTTCTCGATTCCCATACACTTGAGAAGACGAAGCCGGATCATATTGAAGTCCTTCCGGGCGTAGTACTCGAGCTTATTGCTGAAGTGAATGAAAGGATGAATATCCAGCTTTTCGAAGGAGGGTTTATCAGGAGTATAGAACTTGAAGCTGGTGCAAAAACGGTTACGAACGTCAAAAAAATCATGTTGGAAGCATTTTGA
- a CDS encoding IDEAL domain-containing protein: protein MKNDKNSNYYKQEMNLNMYMDTIHDQDNTELILNREKTRYTEGASKIIEKVQMEFLEKRRAEEIDLALANRDKERFMKLTSENWKDAL from the coding sequence GTGAAGAACGACAAGAACTCTAATTATTATAAACAAGAAATGAATTTGAATATGTACATGGACACCATTCATGATCAAGACAACACTGAATTGATTTTGAATAGGGAAAAAACAAGGTATACAGAAGGTGCCAGCAAAATTATCGAAAAGGTTCAGATGGAGTTCTTGGAGAAAAGAAGAGCAGAGGAAATTGATTTGGCTCTTGCGAACAGGGATAAAGAAAGGTTTATGAAATTGACTTCGGAAAACTGGAAGGATGCTTTGTAG